One genomic segment of Cystobacter fuscus DSM 2262 includes these proteins:
- a CDS encoding AHH domain-containing protein produces MHSRIIPVLCLLLVPLAVQAASSEVEARLPVLEPVRVSPYRGEPGEGLKLTFEPLRPNPALALFSLEEARAVVAALEGGFKVARPEPRSPGAATLGALSTGMVVGSAPKAWSSDLERRVREEDEALYGTALLPLPPSLESARWFQALKLSPRYMGEGVREAAVEMFSSPAMAFSVGMSMMLYMVAWAAPEPLFSKAFAAAVTLGLLMTYTATELYNVGMACLTLYREAEAARTQAQLEAVAERFGKALGGVGLRVLVTVAGAKLARGLPEVPRGGLWGRLSPPRFAFAGGRSGFSVGTGARAQVSVANGTVVLMGVSANTTASSVASAVPAPRTTGACAESKKDDNHAHHLCTNKNDKSESNGGPWTPVFEELFEEAGMSLEDPKNIVYLRDHKGPHPREYHREVFKRLSDALKGCKTLVACRAKLVGVLDEIARDVCTPGSQLNKLATRTQ; encoded by the coding sequence ATGCACTCGCGCATCATCCCCGTCCTCTGTCTGCTGCTGGTGCCGCTCGCGGTCCAAGCGGCTTCGTCCGAAGTCGAAGCGCGGCTGCCGGTGTTGGAGCCCGTGCGGGTGAGCCCCTATCGAGGTGAGCCAGGGGAGGGGCTGAAGCTCACCTTCGAGCCACTCAGGCCCAATCCGGCGCTGGCGCTGTTCTCGCTGGAGGAGGCGCGGGCGGTGGTGGCGGCGCTGGAGGGGGGATTCAAGGTGGCGAGGCCCGAGCCGCGTTCGCCGGGGGCGGCCACCCTGGGGGCGCTGTCGACGGGGATGGTGGTCGGGTCGGCGCCCAAGGCATGGTCGTCGGACCTGGAGAGGCGTGTGCGCGAGGAGGACGAGGCGCTGTATGGAACGGCCCTGCTGCCGCTGCCACCGTCGCTGGAGAGCGCCAGATGGTTCCAGGCCCTGAAGCTCTCCCCGCGCTACATGGGGGAGGGGGTACGGGAGGCTGCGGTGGAGATGTTCAGCTCTCCGGCGATGGCTTTTTCGGTCGGCATGTCGATGATGCTCTACATGGTGGCGTGGGCGGCACCGGAGCCCCTGTTCTCCAAGGCATTCGCGGCGGCGGTGACGTTGGGGCTTCTGATGACGTACACGGCGACGGAGCTCTACAACGTGGGGATGGCGTGCCTGACGCTGTACCGGGAGGCGGAAGCGGCGAGGACGCAGGCGCAACTGGAGGCGGTGGCCGAGCGCTTCGGCAAGGCACTCGGGGGCGTGGGACTGCGCGTGCTGGTGACAGTAGCGGGGGCGAAGCTGGCCAGGGGACTGCCGGAGGTGCCCCGGGGCGGTCTATGGGGGCGGCTGTCACCTCCGCGATTCGCCTTCGCGGGCGGGCGGAGCGGTTTCTCGGTGGGGACGGGGGCCCGTGCGCAGGTGAGCGTGGCGAACGGGACCGTGGTGCTCATGGGCGTATCGGCGAACACGACGGCATCCTCCGTGGCCTCGGCGGTACCCGCGCCACGGACGACAGGGGCCTGCGCCGAATCGAAGAAGGACGACAATCATGCTCACCATCTGTGCACCAACAAGAACGACAAGTCCGAGAGCAATGGTGGTCCCTGGACACCTGTGTTCGAGGAACTCTTCGAGGAGGCGGGGATGAGTCTCGAGGATCCGAAGAACATCGTCTATCTGCGAGACCACAAGGGGCCTCATCCTCGGGAGTACCACAGGGAGGTTTTCAAGCGACTCAGTGATGCACTCAAGGGCTGTAAGACTCTGGTTGCATGCCGAGCCAAACTCGTGGGGGTGCTCGACGAGATCGCAAGGGATGTGTGCACCCCCGGCTCCCAGCTCAACAAGCTCGCCACGAGGACACAATGA
- a CDS encoding SMI1/KNR4 family protein: protein MEIRWENYVWKEPRPVALSDIERLESMWGVELPGDYKKVLAAHQGKTPEPCVFKVGKGANVFSVLLTAARDVDRASYSIQDSYDLIRSHVPTGIYPFGKTPGGEYLCFDYEGIAHQPRIVLVTVEMSIHPVANSFQELMEGLYDD from the coding sequence ATGGAGATCCGATGGGAGAACTATGTCTGGAAAGAGCCTCGCCCTGTGGCCCTCTCTGACATCGAGCGGCTTGAATCGATGTGGGGAGTCGAACTGCCTGGGGATTACAAGAAGGTTCTCGCAGCCCATCAGGGAAAAACTCCCGAACCATGCGTCTTCAAGGTGGGGAAGGGAGCCAACGTCTTCAGCGTCTTACTGACAGCGGCCCGGGACGTGGACCGTGCGAGCTACTCCATCCAGGATTCATACGATCTCATCCGCTCTCATGTTCCCACGGGAATCTACCCGTTCGGGAAGACGCCAGGCGGAGAGTATTTATGCTTTGACTACGAGGGGATCGCCCATCAGCCCCGAATCGTTCTGGTGACGGTCGAAATGTCCATCCACCCCGTGGCCAACAGCTTCCAAGAACTGATGGAGGGGCTATATGATGACTGA
- a CDS encoding serine/threonine protein kinase, with protein sequence MSTNHGEVTVSPDELEPGTQVGRWRVVERLGVGGQGAVYRVEDLEHPGVFYALKLALHARDGRSEREVALMMSRAAHPHVVGFHGCVRWLRPREGYLGFVMDWVPGLALDVWAETDGTTFRQLATAGATVARTLGELHDRGVLHRDLKPEHIRIRQSDGQPVLLDFGVGWYEGAAPLTTGPLPPATLYLLSPEAVRFLWHSPERPSSHYTFQPTDDLYALGVCLYRATTGHYPFSEWLPADVLQSAIVHVRPLAPVLVNPRVPRALSDVIVRLLAKNPQARYPSGAVLHAALVAVASSHEAAWDASIFEWEEVPPVQEGGAPERHLLRPPRPRPVLTSRPPFPLRMARRRCWPRRLALAASVLLTLAPVTRVPPEVPGLRVPDEQWATDSRIDPAPVQYEQAPLPERNQKLAPCTKELEVELSGACWLSLVKRRPPNCPPQTAVYKGECLWPVPKSRPIPTSVDGGAP encoded by the coding sequence GTGTCCACGAACCATGGAGAGGTGACGGTCTCCCCGGACGAATTGGAGCCGGGGACGCAGGTGGGCCGCTGGCGCGTGGTGGAGCGGTTGGGCGTGGGAGGCCAGGGGGCCGTCTACCGCGTGGAGGACCTGGAGCACCCCGGCGTCTTCTACGCGCTCAAGCTCGCGTTACATGCGCGCGATGGGCGGTCCGAGCGTGAGGTGGCGCTGATGATGAGCCGGGCAGCCCATCCCCACGTGGTGGGCTTCCACGGCTGCGTGCGCTGGCTCCGCCCTCGAGAGGGCTACCTGGGTTTCGTCATGGATTGGGTGCCCGGCCTGGCCCTGGACGTGTGGGCGGAGACGGACGGCACCACCTTCCGGCAGCTCGCCACCGCGGGCGCCACGGTGGCGCGGACCCTGGGCGAGCTGCATGACCGAGGGGTGCTGCACCGCGACCTCAAGCCCGAGCACATCCGCATTCGGCAGTCGGATGGCCAACCCGTGCTGCTCGACTTCGGCGTGGGCTGGTACGAGGGCGCGGCCCCACTCACCACGGGACCCCTCCCCCCGGCCACCCTGTACCTGCTCAGCCCCGAGGCAGTGCGCTTCCTGTGGCACAGCCCCGAGCGCCCCAGCTCGCACTACACCTTCCAACCCACCGATGACCTGTACGCCCTGGGGGTGTGCCTGTACCGGGCCACCACCGGGCACTACCCCTTCTCCGAGTGGCTGCCGGCCGACGTGTTGCAGTCCGCCATCGTCCACGTGCGACCGCTGGCGCCCGTCCTCGTCAATCCCCGAGTGCCGCGGGCCTTGAGTGACGTGATCGTCCGGCTGCTGGCGAAGAACCCCCAGGCGCGCTACCCGAGTGGCGCGGTGCTCCACGCGGCGCTGGTCGCGGTGGCCTCCAGTCACGAGGCTGCGTGGGACGCGAGCATCTTCGAGTGGGAAGAAGTGCCACCGGTGCAGGAGGGAGGCGCACCCGAGCGGCACCTCCTACGACCCCCGAGACCCAGGCCCGTCTTGACCTCTCGGCCGCCCTTCCCCTTGCGCATGGCTCGACGGAGGTGCTGGCCCAGGAGGCTCGCGCTCGCCGCATCGGTGCTGCTGACCCTGGCGCCCGTAACGCGCGTTCCACCCGAGGTGCCAGGCCTCCGTGTTCCAGACGAGCAGTGGGCCACGGACAGCCGGATAGACCCGGCCCCCGTCCAGTATGAACAGGCGCCGCTACCGGAGAGAAATCAGAAGCTGGCCCCTTGCACGAAGGAGCTTGAAGTGGAGCTGTCCGGCGCGTGCTGGCTTTCACTCGTCAAGCGACGGCCCCCGAACTGTCCACCCCAGACGGCCGTGTACAAAGGCGAGTGCCTCTGGCCAGTGCCGAAATCGCGCCCAATTCCGACCAGCGTGGATGGCGGGGCACCATGA
- a CDS encoding imm11 family protein encodes MTARTKYYEIDDDKYIPGRWYLRMPRTDEAGLGEMFDVWRFSEGRSLNIEHPIRMRMMPPGIALEFSHAFGIPIVHRRVVALFERLGLQREVQFIPVEIEGQSEPFFILNALQIIRCIDDARCDEVFYWRPEDGEPDRVGHYKNVRGLKVDPARVGDANIFRPWGWTVVLIVSERVKLAMDEEGITGTDFVEV; translated from the coding sequence ATGACAGCGCGAACTAAGTATTACGAGATAGACGACGACAAATACATTCCAGGGCGATGGTATCTGCGGATGCCTCGCACCGACGAGGCGGGTCTGGGTGAGATGTTCGACGTCTGGCGGTTCAGCGAGGGAAGGAGCCTGAACATCGAGCATCCAATTCGTATGCGCATGATGCCGCCTGGAATCGCGCTCGAGTTCTCTCATGCCTTTGGGATTCCCATCGTCCACCGCCGGGTGGTCGCGCTCTTCGAGCGTCTGGGCCTTCAGCGGGAAGTGCAATTCATCCCAGTTGAAATAGAAGGTCAGTCGGAGCCCTTCTTCATCCTCAATGCCTTGCAAATCATTCGGTGCATCGACGATGCCCGGTGCGACGAGGTGTTCTATTGGAGGCCCGAGGACGGTGAGCCGGACAGGGTAGGGCACTACAAGAACGTTCGAGGGCTAAAGGTGGATCCGGCGAGAGTAGGGGACGCCAACATCTTCCGTCCTTGGGGCTGGACAGTGGTCCTCATCGTCTCCGAGCGCGTCAAGTTGGCCATGGACGAAGAGGGCATCACCGGCACCGATTTTGTCGAGGTTTGA